From a region of the Maridesulfovibrio ferrireducens genome:
- a CDS encoding YgdI/YgdR family lipoprotein — protein sequence MKKILGVLLVCIALFAFSGCGSTHYTVTKTDGSTIVSVGEPSYSDKSKSYELKDLDGDKVILKREDVKEIKENKD from the coding sequence ATGAAAAAAATTCTTGGAGTTCTTCTTGTTTGTATAGCTTTATTTGCTTTTTCAGGATGTGGCTCGACCCATTACACTGTTACAAAAACTGACGGTTCTACAATTGTATCCGTTGGTGAACCAAGCTATTCTGATAAGTCTAAAAGTTATGAGTTAAAAGATTTAGACGGGGATAAAGTGATTTTAAAACGCGAAGATGTTAAGGAAATTAAAGAAAATAAAGATTAA
- a CDS encoding glycosyltransferase — translation MTKRAYTVAPVEDSGQFVDVRILIDGKVWHLWGRKGAEREEALASASDGVRGKLPVVFGAGLGVCIEKLLERGPVAVVDSDPQIAALTGADCFRDHPQVLWLDGEPAEVLGKLGKWQKDNGEGSFDLIKMPLYLRLDPDWYVPIANTLEAAEKADATPDFWQEVKYPKFQNVKPKVLFFNRPYFLTGEIISALDRLGISYRSVDIGMGDTVRDGFVEDLLKAVVEFKPDFALTVNHFGVDREGKLTDLLLKLKLPLASWFVDNPHLVLYRYENVSSELTSIFTYDAGNLSVMRDKGFDNVFYLPLATDPCRFKAGKAGKDLWRSKVSFVGNSMIDAVSSSLADANLPTNLRDRYPQLAAEFGNADDLSVEKYLKKRYPELLEIVEEFPADEQKLSFEALITWEATRQYRLSCIEAILDFNPLIVGDSGWHVLLDKNGWRYLPSLDYYADLPAFYPMSDVSFNCTSRQMKGAVNQRIFDVPACGGFILTDYREQMENLFEPDSEIISYSNVKEIPQIMERCLGDKKMREKVSAAARKRILSEHTYEHRLLSLLDKMRKTFG, via the coding sequence ATGACAAAACGAGCATATACTGTCGCGCCTGTTGAGGATTCCGGTCAATTCGTGGATGTACGAATTCTGATCGATGGCAAGGTATGGCATCTTTGGGGGCGTAAGGGTGCTGAGCGCGAAGAAGCTCTTGCGTCTGCATCTGACGGAGTCCGCGGTAAACTTCCTGTTGTTTTCGGGGCAGGATTAGGTGTTTGTATTGAGAAACTACTTGAGCGCGGTCCCGTGGCTGTCGTTGATAGCGATCCTCAAATTGCGGCGCTGACAGGTGCTGACTGTTTTCGAGATCATCCACAGGTTTTATGGCTTGATGGAGAGCCTGCGGAAGTTTTAGGCAAACTTGGTAAATGGCAGAAAGATAATGGTGAAGGCTCGTTTGACCTTATTAAAATGCCATTATATTTGCGTCTTGATCCAGATTGGTATGTACCGATTGCTAATACTCTTGAGGCTGCGGAAAAGGCTGATGCTACTCCTGATTTCTGGCAGGAAGTAAAATATCCTAAATTTCAAAATGTGAAACCCAAAGTTCTTTTTTTTAATAGGCCGTATTTTTTAACTGGTGAAATTATTTCTGCTTTGGATCGTTTAGGCATTTCTTATCGCAGTGTTGACATTGGCATGGGAGATACTGTTCGCGATGGTTTTGTTGAGGATTTGTTAAAGGCGGTTGTTGAGTTTAAGCCTGATTTTGCACTCACCGTTAATCATTTCGGGGTGGACAGAGAAGGGAAGCTGACTGACCTGCTTTTAAAGTTGAAACTGCCCTTAGCTTCATGGTTTGTGGATAATCCTCATTTAGTGCTTTATCGCTACGAAAATGTTTCATCTGAGCTTACTTCGATATTTACTTATGATGCGGGTAACTTGTCGGTAATGCGGGACAAGGGTTTTGATAATGTTTTCTATTTACCGCTTGCGACAGATCCTTGCAGATTTAAAGCAGGAAAAGCCGGTAAAGACCTTTGGCGTTCGAAAGTTTCATTTGTGGGTAATTCCATGATTGATGCGGTTTCAAGTTCGCTTGCAGATGCAAATCTGCCTACGAATCTTAGAGATAGATATCCACAGTTAGCGGCTGAATTCGGCAATGCTGACGATCTCTCCGTTGAAAAGTACTTAAAAAAAAGATATCCTGAATTGTTAGAAATTGTCGAAGAATTTCCGGCCGATGAACAAAAACTTTCGTTTGAAGCTTTGATAACATGGGAGGCGACCCGTCAATATCGTCTTTCCTGCATTGAAGCTATTCTTGATTTTAATCCACTGATTGTCGGGGATTCGGGGTGGCATGTCTTACTTGATAAAAATGGTTGGCGTTATCTTCCTTCTTTGGACTATTATGCTGATCTTCCAGCTTTTTATCCTATGTCCGATGTCAGTTTTAACTGCACCAGCAGGCAGATGAAAGGTGCGGTGAATCAGCGTATTTTTGATGTTCCTGCGTGTGGCGGGTTTATTTTGACTGATTATCGCGAGCAAATGGAGAATCTTTTTGAACCTGATAGCGAGATTATTTCCTATAGTAATGTTAAAGAAATACCTCAGATAATGGAAAGATGTCTCGGTGATAAAAAAATGAGAGAGAAAGTTAGTGCTGCCGCTCGAAAAAGGATATTATCCGAACATACTTATGAGCACAGGCTGTTAAGTCTTTTGGATAAAATGAGGAAAACCTTCGGGTAA
- a CDS encoding glycosyltransferase yields the protein MTGSFWDFLDTESRYRLLVSGHGKPHLMDTASRILNSAENGKENASLIDLGVDLLLTAWESSPLDGQLATNLLAINQQLNFLPVQLVETLSFVSSNNSVPENISFLQRLIAKDDKEKLLEYLGSQTVREPENIFWLSHFLDLSFFMGRYDLAQDAVSRGWPSAMKIIQNKYSGDVAFCSGDYELAENIYADVSEDTLIFGESLLRLAEVLDRMGRREEAMILWRDRMTARPWQVNTWFKVYDKIFESTGKKFLDGKVAVCLYTYEKAKDFNATMESLANSLLENVHVFALNNGSKDDTKQVLEHWKEKLGESLTVINLPVNIGAPAARNWLKNLDEIKGFDYVAYLDDDALIPEDWQAHFSRAVASYPDAGVWGCKVVNDGQEEVIQHADLHLRETPRDFKDSMRGFEFSYLDPHNQDLDYGQFDFCRPCVSVTGCFHLFRQSVLDEIGDFDLRYSPTQYDDVDHDLMLAVSGKSAVYQGSLKVLHKRKSGSAIALSSAAKGSGAGNMLKLESKYSTADALKIIKHDIKRLERDFTEKSLKIASVLQSMA from the coding sequence ATGACAGGATCTTTTTGGGATTTTTTAGACACAGAATCTCGGTATAGGCTTTTGGTTTCCGGACATGGAAAACCACATTTGATGGATACCGCCAGCAGAATTTTAAATTCCGCTGAAAACGGTAAAGAGAACGCGTCCTTAATAGATCTCGGCGTGGATCTACTTTTAACAGCGTGGGAATCCAGTCCGCTTGACGGGCAACTTGCAACTAATCTTCTTGCAATTAATCAGCAGCTTAATTTTTTACCTGTTCAGCTTGTTGAAACGCTTTCTTTTGTTTCATCAAATAATAGTGTGCCAGAAAATATAAGTTTTTTGCAGCGTCTTATTGCTAAAGACGACAAAGAAAAGCTTCTTGAATATCTAGGAAGTCAGACTGTTCGTGAACCTGAGAATATCTTTTGGTTATCTCATTTTCTTGATCTATCTTTTTTTATGGGCCGTTATGACTTGGCGCAAGATGCTGTTTCCCGGGGCTGGCCTTCAGCAATGAAAATCATTCAAAATAAGTATTCAGGTGATGTCGCTTTCTGTTCGGGCGACTATGAACTTGCCGAAAACATTTATGCCGATGTCTCTGAAGATACTCTTATTTTCGGTGAAAGCCTTTTACGGCTGGCAGAAGTACTTGATCGCATGGGCCGCAGAGAAGAAGCTATGATATTGTGGCGGGACCGGATGACAGCTCGCCCGTGGCAGGTAAATACATGGTTCAAGGTTTATGATAAAATTTTTGAAAGTACCGGAAAGAAGTTTCTCGATGGTAAAGTCGCGGTCTGCCTCTACACTTATGAGAAGGCAAAGGACTTTAATGCAACGATGGAGAGTTTAGCGAATTCACTTCTTGAAAACGTACATGTTTTTGCTCTTAATAATGGTAGTAAGGATGATACAAAACAAGTTCTAGAGCATTGGAAAGAAAAGCTCGGAGAGAGTTTAACTGTTATCAATCTGCCTGTGAATATAGGCGCTCCCGCTGCACGGAACTGGCTTAAGAATTTGGATGAGATTAAAGGGTTTGATTATGTCGCCTACCTTGATGATGACGCACTTATTCCGGAAGATTGGCAGGCTCATTTCAGCAGGGCGGTAGCCTCATATCCTGATGCTGGAGTATGGGGATGCAAGGTTGTAAATGACGGACAGGAAGAAGTTATTCAGCACGCTGATTTACATTTAAGAGAAACTCCCCGCGACTTTAAAGACAGTATGCGCGGATTTGAATTTTCTTATCTGGACCCGCACAATCAGGATCTGGATTACGGTCAGTTTGATTTTTGTAGGCCGTGCGTGTCGGTGACTGGATGTTTTCATTTGTTCAGACAGTCTGTTCTAGATGAAATCGGTGATTTTGATCTTAGATATTCACCGACTCAGTATGATGATGTTGATCATGATTTAATGCTGGCTGTTTCAGGTAAGTCTGCGGTTTATCAAGGAAGTTTGAAGGTTTTGCATAAGCGCAAATCCGGCTCAGCTATTGCTTTAAGTTCCGCGGCAAAAGGTAGCGGAGCAGGTAATATGCTTAAGCTTGAATCAAAGTATTCAACTGCGGACGCTTTAAAAATTATAAAGCATGACATTAAGAGACTGGAAAGAGACTTTACAGAAAAATCATTAAAGATTGCATCTGTGTTGCAAAGTATGGCATAA
- a CDS encoding CatA-like O-acetyltransferase: MTNTTESALITDSIMHNLDMDNWERSEHFTFFQSMKSCQYGFTIQQDITEVCELRKRIKSSAKSIRFSDALYFFATKAANTVPELRTRIVDGKPVIFDKIHPAFTYIPKGRSLHANCLAQYADNYAKLTENIEFSRQNADKNPSLTPKGGDKQNLLYFSINNGVAFTSATNPWGDCNEDSVPRILFGQVTKNAEDKKILPVSIELLHSLADGRHIAEFFKLFGEMCSNPEKYINV, translated from the coding sequence ATGACCAATACAACTGAATCAGCCCTCATAACAGACAGCATCATGCATAATTTGGATATGGATAATTGGGAAAGAAGCGAGCATTTTACTTTTTTCCAGTCCATGAAATCATGTCAGTACGGCTTTACCATACAACAGGACATCACAGAAGTTTGCGAGTTAAGAAAAAGAATCAAGTCATCCGCAAAATCAATCAGATTTTCAGATGCTCTTTATTTTTTCGCGACAAAAGCAGCCAACACCGTACCGGAACTGAGAACTAGAATTGTAGACGGAAAGCCTGTCATTTTTGATAAGATTCATCCAGCTTTCACATATATTCCAAAGGGACGTTCACTGCATGCAAACTGTTTGGCACAATACGCTGATAATTATGCAAAACTTACAGAAAACATAGAATTCTCACGTCAAAATGCGGATAAGAATCCAAGCCTGACACCTAAAGGCGGAGATAAACAAAATCTTTTATATTTCAGCATTAACAATGGAGTAGCTTTCACTTCTGCCACAAACCCTTGGGGTGACTGCAACGAAGACTCCGTTCCGAGAATACTATTCGGACAGGTTACAAAAAATGCAGAAGACAAAAAAATTCTGCCTGTCTCCATAGAACTGCTTCACAGTCTGGCCGATGGCAGACATATTGCCGAATTTTTTAAATTATTCGGAGAAATGTGCTCTAATCCAGAAAAATATATAAATGTTTAA